A genome region from Dickeya dadantii NCPPB 898 includes the following:
- a CDS encoding sensor domain-containing phosphodiesterase translates to MSRAPANKDEKSRLEALREYGISKPLSDPGFDNLINLAANVFNVPIVLISLVEEERQLFAASVGMSVCETSRDESFCAHAILKKRIMVIPDTRKDPRFHDNPLVTGEPHIRFYAGIPLRTPSGFPIGVLCIIDNKPRSSLSARDAHNLQDFAALVMDKLEMRRLDLARRASQARFESIAESSPDAILCVNDRGTITFWNESAEKMLEYSRDQIVGEHISIIVPDMFVVQLHHLATDKTAIFKGSSIELETRALPGTLIPTELTVSMWHVNNQTRYGIILRDITERQRYEERLFLQAHRDPLTGLANRTLLTSTLEQVLKNGEPTAIMIIDLDGFKDINDSLGHASGDEILSSVAKRLQDNVCSGDLVARMGGDEFAILLPKQNDESQVAKLAEKIIYDISQAVPVDDKQINTSASIGLVMYPAHGTTVQDLLTSADLALYQAKADGRNCYRFFTRELREVFQARHAFQLEFIRAYEQEEFEVFYQPQVSLVNSKVVGAEALLRWRHPYKGLLGPAAFMSALERGPWAERIGDWVVRSACQQASDWCRSGAGNFRISINLFAAQFRSGMLAQKIKEVLTQTGLKPGALELEITENIILRHDENMMKPLNELRSSGVGIAFDDYGTGYASLSMLKHYPVTRLKIDQTFVRAMCESAPDAAIVRAILYLGKSFGLDVIAEGVETQEQCERLLNKGCEQAQGYLFGRPMPAEEFEKLLGLEDAPLVQ, encoded by the coding sequence ATGAGTCGAGCCCCAGCAAATAAAGATGAGAAAAGCCGACTTGAGGCATTGAGAGAGTACGGCATCAGTAAACCACTGTCTGATCCTGGTTTTGACAATTTGATCAATCTGGCGGCTAACGTTTTCAACGTCCCTATCGTATTGATTTCGCTGGTAGAGGAAGAACGACAACTGTTTGCCGCCAGCGTCGGCATGTCGGTGTGCGAAACGTCAAGGGACGAATCATTCTGTGCGCATGCGATTCTTAAAAAACGGATCATGGTGATCCCCGATACGCGCAAAGACCCTCGCTTCCATGATAATCCATTGGTAACCGGCGAGCCGCACATCCGTTTTTACGCTGGTATCCCATTGCGGACGCCGAGCGGTTTTCCTATCGGCGTGTTATGTATTATTGACAACAAACCCCGATCTTCTCTCAGCGCCCGCGATGCACATAATTTGCAGGATTTTGCCGCGCTGGTGATGGACAAACTAGAGATGCGGCGTTTGGATCTGGCGCGTCGTGCCAGCCAGGCCCGCTTTGAGAGCATCGCCGAATCCTCGCCGGACGCCATTCTCTGCGTCAACGACAGGGGCACTATCACTTTCTGGAACGAGTCGGCAGAAAAAATGCTGGAGTACAGCCGTGACCAGATTGTTGGCGAACACATCAGCATTATCGTGCCGGATATGTTCGTGGTGCAGTTGCATCATCTGGCGACGGACAAAACCGCGATATTCAAAGGTAGCTCGATCGAGCTGGAAACGCGCGCATTGCCCGGCACCCTGATTCCAACCGAGCTTACGGTGTCAATGTGGCATGTCAACAATCAGACGCGCTACGGCATCATTCTGCGCGATATCACCGAAAGGCAACGCTACGAAGAGCGGTTGTTCCTGCAGGCGCACCGCGATCCGCTGACCGGGCTGGCTAACCGCACATTACTGACTTCCACGCTGGAGCAGGTGCTGAAAAACGGCGAGCCGACCGCCATCATGATTATCGATCTGGATGGTTTTAAGGATATCAACGACAGTCTTGGCCATGCCAGCGGCGACGAGATTCTGTCCAGCGTCGCCAAACGATTACAGGATAATGTCTGTTCCGGCGATTTGGTGGCCCGCATGGGGGGCGATGAGTTCGCGATTCTGTTGCCGAAGCAGAATGACGAGTCGCAGGTGGCAAAACTGGCGGAAAAAATCATTTATGATATTTCGCAAGCCGTGCCGGTGGATGACAAGCAAATCAACACCAGCGCCAGCATCGGGCTGGTCATGTATCCGGCACATGGGACAACCGTGCAGGATCTGCTCACCAGCGCCGATCTGGCGTTATATCAGGCGAAGGCGGATGGGCGTAACTGCTATCGCTTCTTTACTCGCGAATTGAGAGAAGTGTTTCAGGCCCGGCATGCTTTCCAACTGGAATTCATCCGGGCGTATGAGCAGGAAGAGTTCGAGGTGTTTTATCAGCCTCAGGTCAGCCTGGTTAACAGTAAGGTAGTGGGTGCGGAAGCGTTGCTGCGCTGGCGTCATCCTTATAAAGGGCTGCTGGGGCCGGCTGCGTTTATGTCCGCGCTGGAGCGCGGCCCCTGGGCGGAGCGTATTGGCGACTGGGTCGTGCGGTCCGCTTGTCAGCAGGCATCTGACTGGTGCCGGTCCGGCGCGGGGAATTTCCGTATCAGCATCAACTTGTTCGCGGCCCAGTTCCGCTCCGGCATGCTGGCGCAGAAAATCAAGGAAGTCCTGACGCAAACGGGCCTTAAACCCGGTGCGCTGGAGTTGGAAATCACGGAGAACATCATATTGCGGCATGACGAGAATATGATGAAGCCCCTCAATGAGCTGCGTAGCAGCGGCGTCGGCATTGCGTTTGACGACTATGGCACAGGCTATGCGTCACTCAGCATGCTGAAGCATTACCCGGTCACGCGGCTTAAGATCGATCAAACCTTTGTGCGCGCTATGTGCGAGTCGGCGCCGGATGCGGCGATTGTTCGCGCGATTCTCTATCTGGGAAAAAGCTTCGGTCTGGATGTGATCGCCGAAGGCGTGGAAACGCAGGAGCAGTGTGAAAGATTGCTCAACAAGGGATGTGAGCAGGCGCAAGGCTATCTGTTTGGTCGGCCAATGCCGGCGGAGGAGTTCGAAAAATTGCTGGGTTTGGAGGATGCGCCTCTGGTCCAGTGA